Proteins from a single region of Cytophagaceae bacterium:
- a CDS encoding alpha/beta hydrolase codes for MYLELKTIANDDRPVFISGDFCNWNPRDERFLMHKVGEGKYRLELEKDFTFDQSLQYKYTKGGWDHVELDIFGNTSKNRTFLPTFEPNIDHVPLWRKNGFTPYFSEFMPLVESFEIEIPQLKKHRVISVILPADYYKNPEKKYPVVYMHDAQNLFGEGSVYGNWEIDKRLSLLKKQDKTDVIIVAINHGEEDRQVEFSPYKNEVKGQGMRYATFIVRTLKQHIDNHYRTRPERQFTGIGGSSMGGLISIYTGMMYPEAIGRLMVFSPSLWTSPKIYFDAVEFFNPLDTKIYLYGGGKESESMLPNIEKLKETIEGQGFESNKIQIKAELDPEGQHNEKRWGQEFPKALDWLFC; via the coding sequence ATGTATTTAGAACTTAAAACCATCGCAAACGACGACCGTCCGGTATTTATTTCGGGAGATTTCTGCAACTGGAATCCCCGCGATGAGCGTTTCTTAATGCATAAAGTAGGAGAAGGAAAATATCGGCTGGAACTCGAAAAAGATTTTACATTTGACCAATCTTTGCAGTATAAATACACCAAAGGTGGCTGGGACCATGTAGAGTTGGATATTTTTGGTAATACCAGCAAAAACCGTACGTTTTTGCCTACCTTCGAACCCAACATTGACCATGTGCCTTTGTGGCGTAAAAATGGGTTTACACCTTATTTTTCAGAATTTATGCCTCTGGTGGAATCATTTGAAATTGAAATCCCCCAGCTTAAAAAACACAGGGTAATCAGTGTGATTCTACCTGCCGATTATTACAAAAATCCTGAAAAAAAATATCCGGTGGTGTACATGCATGACGCCCAGAACCTGTTTGGCGAGGGGTCGGTTTACGGCAATTGGGAAATCGACAAGCGATTGTCTTTGTTGAAAAAACAGGATAAAACTGATGTGATTATAGTGGCTATAAACCATGGTGAAGAAGACCGTCAGGTGGAGTTTTCACCCTACAAAAATGAAGTTAAAGGCCAGGGCATGCGTTATGCTACATTTATAGTCAGAACCCTGAAACAACATATTGATAACCATTACCGTACACGTCCTGAAAGACAGTTTACGGGCATTGGTGGCAGCTCAATGGGTGGATTGATCAGTATTTATACGGGCATGATGTATCCTGAGGCCATCGGTCGCTTGATGGTATTTTCACCTTCGTTGTGGACTTCACCAAAAATATACTTTGATGCCGTAGAATTTTTTAATCCACTAGATACCAAAATATACCTTTATGGTGGAGGAAAAGAAAGCGAAAGTATGCTTCCCAATATAGAAAAACTAAAAGAAACCATTGAAGGTCAAGGCTTTGAATCTAATAAAATACAAATCAAAGCTGAACTTGACCCCGAAGGGCAACACAATGAAAAACGGTGGGGGCAGGAGTTTCCTAAAGCTTTGGATTGGCTATTTTGCTAA
- a CDS encoding YkgJ family cysteine cluster protein — translation MTEEISKLCVTCGMCCDGSLFRHGHLFDQEDIDLAKGLGLEVVENEGFKMPCKFFDGKCSIWTSEKPKICEKYFCKPLKRYLNGDIDFDEASIKVKNLITVKEKMLIESRQFEEFNGFTLVQVCDKLDNCNPENLKKYGFLHLIRLDLNTKLRNFFD, via the coding sequence TTGACGGAAGAAATATCAAAATTATGTGTCACCTGTGGAATGTGTTGTGATGGAAGCTTGTTTCGTCATGGGCACCTGTTTGATCAGGAAGATATAGATTTGGCAAAAGGATTGGGCCTGGAAGTTGTAGAAAATGAGGGCTTTAAAATGCCCTGCAAGTTTTTTGATGGAAAATGTTCCATTTGGACCTCTGAGAAACCAAAAATATGCGAAAAGTACTTTTGCAAACCCTTAAAAAGATATCTTAATGGCGATATTGATTTTGATGAAGCCAGTATAAAAGTGAAAAATCTTATTACTGTCAAAGAAAAAATGTTGATTGAATCTAGGCAATTTGAGGAGTTTAATGGCTTTACTCTCGTGCAAGTATGTGATAAATTGGACAATTGTAACCCTGAAAATCTTAAGAAATATGGGTTCCTTCATTTAATCAGGCTGGATTTGAACACCAAACTGAGGAATTTCTTTGATTAA